The following is a genomic window from Malus sylvestris chromosome 7, drMalSylv7.2, whole genome shotgun sequence.
atcaGTTAGCAATCACTTACCCACTACATGGACTCTTGACTAGTATTGGTTTTAAATtccgttttcttttttctttttcttttttatttattttgttttccaaTACAGTTTTTTGTTGAGATATGGTTTTTTACcagtttgttcttgtttttttgaattttttgagttttgattGTGAATGAAACAAAtgggtatttttggcattttggAAAGCTTTACCAAACTGGAGCtctccctttatatatatagaatatagataatattatacatatatatatattcattattCACCAAATCTATTATCTTGATAATACAAAAATTTTATCGTGTGAGTTGCATTTTGTGTAAAAACTCAaaagttttgaatcaaaattaATGAGAATTCAATGATACAATCAAAGAACCAACATCATCAATGTTTAGCTATAATTTTTATATCCATTTATTGaatcattttatacatcaaatatttaatgaTGAAATcaatatttactaaattataaTGTGtcaattaaatgaatatattttttgttttgacgaaGATAGATATAACCATTAACCGATAAGAAATCAGCTACCGTAAGTTTGGTTATGAATAGTAGCCGATAGTTAATTTACGGttatgaatatgattaattTTCGTGGCTATATGGATAAATATAATATTTCCGTTCCCAAACCGAACGTTGTGATCCTAAAGAGAACCAAATTAAAACCTAGTTTATCATACATGTCAACCTCATTTTCCCACCAAGCCTATCTTCCTTTCCTCCCCACGTGCCTCACATGTGGGATTTCCTGCAAAAAATCCCCATCCGCTTAGCAAGAGAGGGGAAACCTTCGTCGTTGCTCTGAATGGCCTGCTGCACATCAGCTCCTCCTCTGCCGCCGACGCTGTCAAACCCCTGTGGAAGTGGTTCGGTGAAACCCAGCCGGCTCTCATGGGCATCTTCCTTTCCTAATTTCGGCGTCTTCTTCAATTGCACCACAAGCCCTCCTAATCGCATTCACACCCCCAACAAGGCACGCTTCCATTActtcctctttctctttcttttcttacctgaccatttttttttatactgaATCCCAATATTTACCATGAGGAAAATGTTGGAAATTGTTCGTAACCATTGATTTTCTGATCTGATGGCTTGAATTGAATCGTGTTTTGTGAATGCATGCATAATTTAGGGTTACCCGTTTCCATTAGTGCAGATaaggtgtttgatgaaattaCTAGGACAATGGAAGTTATAGGTCTCGAGTTTGTTGACTAGGGTAACAAGCGTGTGGTTTCTATGAATATATTCGGTGAATGGTAATCGAATTATTACATtacgttggttacggttatggacCAGTTTTATCTGTGGAAATTTGCAATTGCGTTGTGTAGTTGAGACGGATTTGTTGGTTTTGGCACATTTGAGATAAATCTTGTCGACATTGATCTTAGGGTAGCCATTCAATAACTTCAAATGCCTTTTTTAGTTTACGAGGCCCTTTATTCATGCTTGTTCGGAGAAATAATCGATGCTATAAACTATAGGTGCATGACCAAATTGGAGGAGGTACTCTGTTATACTTGTGAATTGTCCGTtgtctatgttttttttttctcccgtTTACAAAGTAGGAATCTTTAGGTCTTTTATTATAGTCACTATGGCCTCAGTTAGTTCAAGTTTTACAAGTCAGTCGTGGATCGATTTGCTAAGTCAAATGCTTCCTCAGTTAAACTTTCAACCACTGAAACGGATAAACAGGATTCGAGTTTGTCTTGCTTGTTTTTCAGGATTCCTTCATTCGAGCTGCATGGACCCGGAGATCTCGAGGCGAGGCTGCAAATAGACCTAATAGGAAATCATGGAGTCAAAGGACAGATATGTACATGAGGCCATTTTTACTGGatgttttcttttcaaaacgATTCATCCATGCCAAAGTGATGCACAGGGGTACCAGCAAAGTGATATCCGTGGCCAGCACAAACTCCAAGGATTTGAGGTATTCGTTGCCGTCGCTTACCGATAACGAGGCATGTCGAGTTGTAGGAACCCTGATTGCAGAGAGGTGCAAGGATGCTGATGTGTTTGCAATGTCTTTTGAACCCAAAAAGAATGAGAGGATTGAGGGTAGGCTTGGAATCGTTCTCGATACCATTAAGGATAATGGCATCGTATTTGTTTAGAACCTAAGCATCAATTTCATTGTCATTTTCGTAttcatttttctctctctccggTCTTTTGCTTTAAAGTGCTTTTAGGAGAAGCTTTCAAGAGGCACTTCCAAGTGCTTTTCTGAGAAGAAAGTGCTTCAAATAAAAGCCATTTTTAACAAAAACGCTTACGAGTAAAAATGCCTTCTATATTATAAgcaactaggggtgggttcggtttaaatcggttcggttttttgccaaaaccgaaaccaaaccgaaatttcgattcggttcggttcaattttttttcggtttttcggtttggttttttttcggttcggttttttccggttcggtttcagttcggtttcggttttttgtttttattttttttcaaaaaatgaaaaacattgaaattttaaattttaacatatccaacacaatcataacataaacattctaactataatcaaagacaatgaaaataaacatttaaagttgaactaaaatcatcaataaagtctttcaaagtccaaactaacaacctcacaacacaaaaatcacacaaaaatcgtacaaatgacttagaaaagttaaattgtatgatgttgttcaaagatcagtgttgtttgcttgtaactgcatgttgacaacttgattagtaaaggtaatgcgtgggtggatttatttagtgtgtgttggattctttt
Proteins encoded in this region:
- the LOC126627848 gene encoding uncharacterized protein LOC126627848 is translated as MACCTSAPPLPPTLSNPCGSGSVKPSRLSWASSFPNFGVFFNCTTSPPNRIHTPNKDSFIRAAWTRRSRGEAANRPNRKSWSQRTDMYMRPFLLDVFFSKRFIHAKVMHRGTSKVISVASTNSKDLRYSLPSLTDNEACRVVGTLIAERCKDADVFAMSFEPKKNERIEGRLGIVLDTIKDNGIVFV